From a region of the Streptomyces tirandamycinicus genome:
- a CDS encoding lipid-transfer protein — protein sequence MNEVAVLGAGMHPWGKWGRSFIEYGTAAARAALADAGIGWADVRSVVGAGTIRCGYPGHVAGAAFAQALGWQGTRVTSVYAACASGAQAIDTARAQILSGIAEVVLVVGADSAPKGFFAPAGGDRPDDPDWLRFRLLGATNPAYFALYARRRMALHGDTPDDFARVKVKNAAAGALNPYARYRTAVSAGQVAASPVVADPLRLLDVCATSDGGAALVLSSMEYARRHGAGDPVRIRAVSTVTPVYPRTEPGLPDIATDSAVAAGPPAPGFRESIARAAYEEAALGPEDLSLAEVYDLSTALELQWYEDLGLCPEGEGAGLLRDGATALGGRIPVNASGGLASFGEAVPAQAIAQVCELTWQLRGTAGERQVTGARAGMTANQGLFGHGSAVVAVS from the coding sequence GTGAACGAGGTCGCGGTGCTCGGCGCGGGCATGCACCCGTGGGGCAAGTGGGGCCGGAGCTTCATCGAGTACGGGACGGCCGCAGCCCGTGCCGCGCTCGCGGACGCGGGGATCGGCTGGGCCGACGTCCGGTCGGTGGTCGGCGCCGGCACGATCCGCTGCGGATACCCCGGCCATGTCGCGGGAGCGGCCTTCGCCCAGGCCCTGGGCTGGCAGGGGACCCGCGTCACCAGCGTGTACGCGGCCTGTGCCTCGGGGGCACAGGCCATCGACACCGCACGGGCCCAGATCCTGTCGGGCATCGCCGAGGTGGTGCTGGTCGTCGGCGCCGACTCCGCGCCGAAGGGGTTCTTCGCACCCGCCGGCGGCGACCGGCCCGACGACCCCGACTGGCTGCGCTTCCGGCTGCTCGGCGCCACCAACCCGGCCTACTTCGCCCTGTACGCGCGCCGCCGCATGGCCCTCCACGGCGACACCCCGGACGACTTCGCCCGGGTCAAGGTCAAGAACGCGGCGGCCGGGGCGCTCAACCCGTACGCCCGGTACCGCACGGCGGTGAGCGCCGGGCAGGTCGCGGCCTCCCCCGTCGTCGCCGACCCGCTGCGGCTGCTCGACGTCTGCGCCACGTCCGACGGCGGCGCCGCACTGGTGCTGTCGAGCATGGAGTACGCCCGCCGGCACGGCGCCGGCGATCCGGTCCGCATCCGCGCGGTCTCGACGGTCACCCCCGTCTACCCCAGGACCGAGCCCGGCCTCCCGGACATCGCCACCGACTCGGCGGTCGCCGCCGGTCCACCGGCCCCGGGATTCCGGGAGTCGATCGCCCGCGCCGCGTACGAGGAGGCCGCGCTGGGGCCGGAGGACCTGTCGCTCGCGGAGGTGTACGACCTGTCCACCGCACTGGAGTTGCAGTGGTACGAGGACCTGGGGCTGTGCCCGGAGGGTGAGGGCGCCGGGCTGCTCCGCGACGGGGCGACCGCCCTGGGCGGCCGGATCCCGGTCAACGCCAGCGGCGGGCTGGCCTCGTTCGGGGAGGCCGTACCGGCCCAGGCCATCGCCCAGGTGTGCGAACTGACCTGGCAGCTTCGAGGAACCGCGGGCGAACGCCAGGTGACGGGGGCGCGCGCCGGAATGACCGCGAACCAGGGGCTGTTCGGTCACGGATCGGCAGTCGTCGCGGTCAGCTGA
- a CDS encoding Zn-ribbon domain-containing OB-fold protein, with protein MVAGWFTKSDDEEGFRLLGTRCGACSAVFFPREDALCRNPACAGGVLTEVALSKRGRVWSYTDGRYRPPAPYVSDPESGWQPYTLLAVELAAERMVVLGQAVPGVTVADLSVGTEVEVVPGILSEDADTVWTTWQWRPVEEER; from the coding sequence GTGGTGGCGGGCTGGTTCACCAAGTCGGACGACGAGGAGGGGTTCCGGCTGCTGGGCACCCGCTGCGGCGCCTGCTCGGCGGTGTTCTTCCCACGTGAGGACGCGCTCTGCCGCAACCCCGCCTGCGCGGGCGGCGTGCTCACGGAGGTGGCGCTGTCGAAGCGGGGGCGCGTGTGGTCGTACACGGACGGCCGCTACCGTCCGCCGGCGCCGTACGTCTCCGACCCGGAGTCCGGGTGGCAGCCGTACACCCTCCTCGCCGTCGAGCTGGCGGCCGAGCGGATGGTGGTGCTCGGGCAGGCGGTCCCGGGGGTGACGGTCGCGGACCTGAGCGTCGGCACGGAGGTCGAGGTGGTGCCCGGGATCCTCTCCGAGGACGCGGACACGGTGTGGACGACCTGGCAGTGGCGCCCGGTCGAGGAGGAGCGGTGA
- the glpK gene encoding glycerol kinase GlpK: MTDTSQKLVAAIDQGTTSSRCIIFDRNGAIVAADQREHRQIFPKPGWVEHDAGEIWSTVQAVVAGALARAGLRAGQLSALGITNQRETTVLWDRSTGRPVHNAIVWQDTRTSALCTELGGADGQDRFRDATGLPLASYFSGPKAAWLLDHVPGLRERAERGEIAFGTIDSWLIWNLTGGTDGGVHVTDVTNASRTMLMNLETLQWDASVLAAMNVPEAVLPQIRSSAEVYGTAVGPLEGVPVASALGDQQAAVFGQACYDPGTAKNTYGTGSFLLLNTGNRPVPSKHGLITTLGYKIGDSDPVYCLEGSIAITGALVQWFRDQLGIIGSADEIEPLAASVEDNGGAYIVPAFSGLYAPYWRSDARGVITGLTRYVTRAHLARAVLEATSWQTREVVDAMYQDSGVPISTLKVDGGMTANGLLMQHQADVLDVPVIRPRVSETTCLGAAYAAGLATGVWGGLDELKEHWRRDAEWSPRMSPEVRDREYGNWRRAVERSFGWQRDDAG; encoded by the coding sequence ATGACGGACACCTCCCAGAAGCTCGTCGCCGCCATCGACCAGGGCACCACGTCAAGCCGCTGCATCATCTTCGACCGGAACGGGGCGATCGTCGCCGCCGACCAGCGGGAGCACCGTCAGATCTTCCCCAAGCCCGGCTGGGTGGAGCACGACGCCGGCGAGATCTGGTCCACGGTGCAGGCCGTGGTCGCCGGAGCGCTCGCCAGGGCCGGGCTGCGGGCCGGGCAGCTCAGCGCCCTCGGCATCACCAACCAGCGCGAGACCACGGTTCTCTGGGACAGGTCGACGGGCAGGCCGGTGCACAACGCCATCGTCTGGCAGGACACCCGCACCTCCGCGCTGTGCACCGAACTCGGCGGCGCGGACGGGCAGGACCGGTTCCGCGACGCCACCGGCCTTCCGCTCGCCAGCTACTTCTCGGGCCCGAAGGCCGCCTGGCTGCTGGACCACGTGCCCGGACTCCGCGAGCGGGCCGAGCGGGGGGAGATCGCCTTCGGCACCATCGACTCCTGGCTGATCTGGAACCTGACCGGCGGTACCGACGGCGGCGTCCACGTCACGGACGTCACCAACGCCTCCCGCACCATGCTGATGAACCTGGAGACGCTCCAGTGGGACGCCTCCGTCCTCGCCGCGATGAACGTGCCGGAGGCGGTCCTCCCGCAGATCCGCTCCTCGGCGGAGGTCTACGGGACCGCCGTGGGCCCGCTGGAGGGCGTACCGGTCGCCTCCGCGCTCGGCGACCAGCAGGCCGCCGTCTTCGGCCAGGCCTGCTACGACCCGGGAACGGCGAAGAACACATACGGCACGGGCAGCTTCCTGCTGCTCAACACCGGCAACCGGCCGGTGCCCTCCAAGCACGGCCTGATCACGACGCTCGGCTACAAGATCGGTGACTCCGACCCGGTCTACTGCCTCGAGGGCTCCATCGCGATCACGGGTGCGCTGGTGCAGTGGTTCCGGGACCAGCTCGGGATCATCGGCAGCGCGGACGAGATCGAGCCCCTGGCCGCGAGCGTCGAGGACAACGGAGGGGCGTACATCGTGCCGGCCTTCTCCGGGCTGTACGCACCGTACTGGCGCTCCGACGCCCGCGGGGTGATCACCGGCCTCACCCGGTACGTCACCAGGGCGCATCTGGCCCGGGCCGTGCTGGAGGCGACGAGCTGGCAGACGCGTGAGGTGGTGGACGCGATGTACCAGGACTCGGGGGTGCCGATCAGCACACTCAAGGTGGACGGCGGGATGACCGCGAACGGGCTGCTGATGCAGCATCAGGCCGACGTACTGGACGTGCCGGTGATCCGTCCCAGGGTGTCCGAGACGACCTGCCTGGGTGCGGCGTACGCCGCGGGCCTCGCCACCGGGGTGTGGGGCGGGCTGGACGAGCTGAAGGAGCACTGGCGGCGCGACGCCGAGTGGTCGCCGCGGATGTCCCCGGAGGTGCGGGACCGGGAGTACGGCAACTGGCGCCGGGCCGTGGAGCGGAGTTTCGGCTGGCAGCGGGACGACGCCGGGTAG
- a CDS encoding MIP/aquaporin family protein, translated as MSNADIFLGEVIGTAILVLFGAGVCAAVTLDHSKAKAAGWVVIAFGWGFGVLAGAYTAAPLSGGHLNPAVTVGIAVDTGEWGKVPLYMVAQLTGAFLGAVLAWLAYYAQFRANTRPTLGVFSTAPEIRSPTANLLTETVATVGLVLPLLAFGRNAGIGIGQVPGEAAGIYGSGISVLLVSLLVVGIGLSLGGPTGYAVNPARDLGPRLAHALLPIPGKGTSDWGYAWIPVAGPLLGGLLSGVIFNIVF; from the coding sequence ATGAGCAACGCAGACATCTTCCTCGGCGAGGTCATCGGCACCGCGATACTGGTCCTCTTCGGCGCGGGGGTCTGCGCCGCCGTCACCCTCGACCACTCCAAGGCCAAGGCGGCGGGCTGGGTCGTCATCGCCTTCGGCTGGGGATTCGGCGTGCTGGCGGGCGCGTACACCGCGGCGCCCCTGTCCGGCGGTCACCTCAACCCGGCCGTGACCGTGGGCATCGCCGTCGACACCGGCGAATGGGGCAAGGTCCCGCTGTACATGGTGGCCCAGCTGACCGGGGCGTTCCTCGGGGCCGTACTGGCCTGGCTGGCCTACTACGCGCAGTTCCGGGCGAACACCCGGCCCACGCTGGGAGTCTTCTCGACCGCCCCGGAGATCCGCAGCCCCACGGCCAATCTGCTCACCGAGACCGTCGCCACGGTCGGACTGGTGCTGCCGCTGCTGGCCTTCGGGCGCAACGCAGGCATCGGTATCGGCCAGGTCCCGGGCGAAGCCGCGGGGATCTACGGCTCCGGGATCTCGGTGCTGCTGGTGTCGCTGCTCGTCGTCGGCATCGGACTGTCACTCGGCGGGCCGACCGGCTACGCCGTCAACCCCGCCCGCGACCTGGGCCCGCGGCTGGCGCACGCGCTGCTGCCCATCCCCGGCAAGGGCACATCCGACTGGGGTTACGCCTGGATCCCGGTGGCCGGGCCGCTCCTCGGCGGGCTGCTCTCGGGCGTGATCTTCAACATCGTGTTCTGA